From a region of the Deinococcus aestuarii genome:
- a CDS encoding NuoB/complex I 20 kDa subunit family protein, translating to MALKELFDRDWQELESEGVLFSSLEKLVAWGRSNSLWPATFGLACCAIEMMSSTDGRNDLARFGSEVFRASPRQADVMIVAGRLSKKMAPIMRRVYDQMPDPKWVISMGACASSGGMFNNYAIVQNVDHVVPVDIYVPGCPPRPEALIYAVMQLQKKVRGEAFDELGTQLPMVEAWTR from the coding sequence ATGGCGCTGAAAGAACTCTTTGACCGCGACTGGCAGGAACTCGAATCCGAAGGCGTCCTCTTTTCGAGCCTGGAAAAGCTCGTCGCCTGGGGGCGCAGCAATTCCCTTTGGCCTGCCACTTTCGGCTTGGCCTGCTGCGCCATCGAGATGATGAGCAGCACGGACGGACGAAACGACCTCGCCCGCTTCGGCTCTGAGGTTTTCCGCGCGAGCCCGAGGCAGGCGGACGTGATGATCGTCGCCGGGCGGCTGAGCAAGAAGATGGCGCCGATCATGCGCCGGGTGTACGACCAGATGCCCGACCCCAAGTGGGTGATCAGCATGGGCGCGTGCGCCTCCTCGGGTGGCATGTTCAACAACTACGCCATCGTGCAGAACGTGGACCATGTGGTGCCCGTGGACATCTACGTGCCCGGCTGCCCGCCCCGCCCCGAGGCGCTGATCTACGCCGTGATGCAGCTTCAGAAAAAGGTGCGCGGCGAGGCCTTCGACGAACTCGGCACCCAGCTCCCGATGGTGGAGGCCTGGACGAGATGA
- a CDS encoding NADH-quinone oxidoreductase subunit A, producing the protein MLLIALGIGVLAVVVSAILGPKKASRTKLMAYESGNDPEHGGVGTGQRFPVHFYLVAMLFIIFDIETAFFFPLAVAYQKLVPFAFFEAVTFVGLLLVGYYYILKKGVLEWA; encoded by the coding sequence ATGCTGCTCATCGCCCTGGGGATCGGGGTGCTGGCCGTGGTGGTGAGCGCGATCCTGGGCCCGAAAAAGGCCAGCCGCACCAAGTTAATGGCCTATGAGAGCGGCAACGACCCGGAGCACGGCGGTGTGGGCACGGGCCAACGCTTCCCGGTGCACTTCTACCTCGTCGCCATGCTGTTCATCATCTTCGACATCGAGACGGCGTTTTTTTTCCCGCTGGCTGTGGCGTACCAGAAGCTCGTGCCCTTCGCCTTTTTCGAGGCCGTGACGTTCGTTGGACTGCTGCTCGTCGGGTATTACTACATCCTCAAGAAGGGCGTGCTGGAATGGGCGTGA
- a CDS encoding ROK family transcriptional regulator: protein MPYSMPVHDTLDLAAIRARHTLLLLGRLWQGDRARVDLARELGMSRSAISSIVSELMDAGLVGETGPRAARCGEGGQTGRRATMLALNTRAAFLLALDLGASHVRVDLLDLRCRTLASRTVPHDIACGPAPTYALAARLTREVLAEAGVGREAVAGVGAGVPGPVDHTTGGVVQPPNMGGWDGERVAAGLSAALGLPALVDNDANLGALAEARFGAHRGQPDLIYVKAATGIGAGVMLGGRLHRGVRGGAGEIGHISINERGPVGRSGNPGSLESYAAGQVLVETARARRAAGAPSTLPGSLTLGDLIAGAGSDPLAREIWAEAGHHLGVAISTILNLFNPGAVVIGGRLAGAGAVFLEAIRESALSRTLRVNAGGTPIEFSSLGADAGVLGAGAMLLDHLFTPAGLRHLGRIASGGRSPPPPARPAPRLSPISYFSPGGTL from the coding sequence GTGCCGTATTCCATGCCTGTCCACGACACGCTCGACCTGGCCGCGATCCGCGCCCGACACACGCTGCTCTTGCTGGGGCGGCTGTGGCAGGGGGACCGGGCGCGGGTCGATCTGGCGCGGGAACTGGGCATGTCGCGCAGCGCGATCAGCTCCATCGTGAGCGAGCTGATGGACGCGGGGCTGGTGGGCGAGACGGGGCCGCGCGCCGCCCGGTGCGGGGAAGGCGGGCAGACGGGGCGGCGGGCGACCATGCTCGCGCTGAATACCCGGGCCGCCTTCTTGCTCGCGCTCGACCTGGGTGCCAGCCACGTGCGGGTGGACCTGCTCGACCTGCGCTGCCGCACGCTCGCCAGCCGCACCGTCCCCCACGACATCGCGTGCGGCCCGGCCCCGACGTACGCGCTCGCCGCCCGGCTGACCCGCGAGGTGCTCGCCGAGGCGGGCGTGGGCCGCGAGGCGGTAGCAGGGGTGGGGGCGGGGGTGCCCGGCCCGGTCGACCACACGACGGGCGGGGTCGTGCAACCCCCCAACATGGGCGGCTGGGACGGCGAACGGGTGGCCGCCGGGTTGAGCGCGGCGCTGGGTCTCCCTGCGCTGGTGGACAACGACGCAAACCTCGGGGCGCTCGCGGAGGCCCGCTTCGGGGCGCACCGGGGCCAGCCCGACCTGATCTACGTGAAGGCCGCGACCGGCATCGGGGCGGGGGTGATGCTCGGCGGGCGGCTGCACCGGGGCGTGCGCGGGGGGGCGGGCGAGATCGGCCACATCAGCATCAACGAGCGTGGGCCGGTGGGCCGCAGCGGCAACCCCGGCAGCCTGGAGAGTTACGCCGCCGGGCAGGTGCTCGTGGAGACGGCCCGCGCCCGCCGCGCCGCCGGGGCGCCGAGCACCCTGCCGGGGTCCCTCACGCTCGGCGACCTGATTGCGGGGGCGGGCAGCGACCCCCTCGCCCGCGAGATCTGGGCGGAGGCGGGTCACCACCTCGGCGTGGCGATCAGCACCATCCTGAACCTCTTCAACCCGGGCGCGGTCGTGATCGGGGGGCGGCTGGCGGGGGCGGGGGCGGTGTTTCTGGAGGCCATCCGGGAAAGCGCCCTGAGCCGCACCCTGCGGGTGAACGCGGGGGGCACCCCCATCGAGTTCAGCTCGCTCGGGGCGGACGCCGGGGTCCTGGGTGCGGGGGCCATGCTGCTCGACCATCTCTTCACGCCCGCCGGGCTGCGCCACCTGGGGCGGATCGCCTCGGGGGGCCGCAGCCCGCCGCCCCCCGCCCGACCGGCACCCCGCCTCTCACCGATCTCCTATTTCTCCCCTGGAGGAACGTTATGA
- the lysS gene encoding lysine--tRNA ligase has translation MSDAPFPGPRREGLHEQTVSRLNNLDAWREAGFEPFPYRFPQTHHARDVIKAHPPDEQGRLEPGQEWPEETYSLAGRVTLLRHMGKAAFADLGDEDGQIQLHFSKQDTEHFDATKRMDLGDLIGVTGFPFVTRTGQLTLRVRSWRPLVKSLHPLPSKFHGLQDEELRARRRYLDLMVSPERREAYRTRARAIGYIRRFLDERGFLEVEGPTLQVVPGGTEARPFKTFHNALGHEFSLRISLELYLKRLLVGGFERVYEIGRNYRNEGIDRTHNPEFTMLEAYFAYGDYEDMMRLIEELLHGLVTEVKGEPRLTYQGQEVDFSVPFKRLDFVTALQQAAGLDFDPTDLARLRTWTDERHPELRKVPDYKLLDKLFGEYVEHTLIHPTFVTDVPLAISPLVKAHRSRPGLAERADLFMAGFELAPIYSELNDALDQRARFEAQSARRDAGDDEAHEQDEDFLLALEYGMPPAAGMGMGMDRLAMLLTDSDSIRDVLLFPLLRPEGQGRSGGEVEDEAPRS, from the coding sequence ATGTCCGACGCGCCTTTCCCCGGTCCCCGCCGTGAGGGCCTGCACGAGCAGACCGTCAGCCGCCTCAACAACCTCGACGCCTGGCGAGAGGCGGGGTTCGAGCCCTTCCCGTACCGCTTCCCCCAGACCCATCACGCCCGCGACGTGATCAAAGCCCACCCGCCCGACGAGCAGGGCAGGCTGGAGCCCGGGCAGGAGTGGCCGGAGGAGACCTACTCGCTCGCGGGCCGCGTCACCCTGCTGCGCCACATGGGCAAGGCCGCCTTCGCCGACCTGGGAGACGAGGACGGGCAGATCCAACTGCACTTTTCCAAGCAGGACACCGAGCACTTCGACGCGACCAAGCGGATGGACCTGGGCGACCTCATCGGCGTCACGGGCTTTCCCTTCGTCACGCGGACGGGGCAGCTCACCCTGCGGGTGCGGTCGTGGCGGCCCCTGGTCAAGAGCCTGCACCCCCTGCCCAGCAAGTTCCACGGTCTCCAGGACGAGGAATTGCGCGCCCGCCGCCGCTACCTCGACCTGATGGTGAGCCCCGAGCGGCGAGAGGCGTACCGGACCCGCGCCCGCGCCATCGGGTACATCCGCCGCTTCCTCGACGAGCGCGGCTTTCTGGAGGTGGAGGGCCCCACCCTGCAAGTCGTGCCGGGCGGGACGGAGGCGCGGCCCTTCAAGACCTTCCACAACGCGCTGGGGCACGAGTTCTCGCTCCGCATCAGCCTGGAGCTGTACCTCAAGCGCCTCCTCGTCGGCGGCTTCGAGCGCGTGTACGAGATCGGACGCAACTACCGCAACGAGGGCATCGACCGCACCCACAATCCCGAATTCACCATGCTGGAAGCCTACTTCGCCTACGGGGATTACGAGGACATGATGCGGCTGATCGAGGAGCTGCTCCACGGCCTCGTCACCGAGGTCAAGGGGGAGCCGCGGCTGACCTATCAGGGCCAGGAGGTGGACTTCAGCGTGCCCTTCAAGCGGCTCGACTTCGTGACGGCGCTCCAACAGGCGGCCGGGCTCGACTTCGACCCCACCGACCTCGCCCGGCTGCGCACCTGGACCGACGAGCGCCACCCGGAGCTGCGCAAGGTCCCCGATTACAAGCTCCTCGACAAGCTCTTCGGCGAGTACGTCGAGCACACGCTGATCCACCCCACCTTCGTGACCGACGTGCCGCTGGCGATCAGCCCGCTGGTCAAGGCCCACCGCAGCCGCCCGGGCCTCGCGGAGCGCGCCGACCTCTTCATGGCGGGCTTCGAGCTGGCGCCGATCTACTCCGAGCTGAATGACGCCCTCGACCAGCGTGCCCGCTTCGAGGCGCAGTCCGCCCGCCGCGACGCCGGGGACGACGAGGCCCACGAGCAGGACGAGGATTTTCTCCTCGCGCTGGAGTACGGGATGCCCCCCGCCGCCGGGATGGGGATGGGTATGGACCGCCTCGCCATGCTGCTGACAGACAGCGACTCCATCCGCGACGTGCTGCTCTTCCCGCTGCTTCGCCCCGAGGGCCAGGGCCGTTCGGGAGGCGAGGTGGAGGACGAAGCCCCGAGAAGTTGA
- a CDS encoding carbohydrate ABC transporter permease, which translates to MKGLSRDRLWSIAVLLPSILLLAVFVYGFIARTVYVSLTDWGNDPAQALALDPIIRWVGLANYQELFTGFLQGRFRQELVNTIFFTLFFILGCLGLGLGLALVLDRNPRGEGLWRTIFLFPMSLSFIVTGTIWRWMLQPQGGVNQFPNAVGLPAGQFSWLSSTDSIWKFDWNALPLITASVVGLVLILLAVRAARAGDRTRAIVSGLCAALLLGWALFVGPNVRLLPAPEPHGFNLALIGIIIAAVWQMSGYTMALYLAGLRGIPEELREAARVDGANDFGMYRHVIFPLLAPITLSAMIILGHISLKIFDLVYAMTGPDNTYTSVPALNMYLTSFRQNQFALGAAIGTILLILVAFVIVPYLSSSFRGEEGHA; encoded by the coding sequence GTGAAAGGCCTCTCCCGCGACCGTCTGTGGTCCATCGCCGTGCTGCTCCCGAGCATCCTGCTGCTCGCGGTGTTCGTCTACGGCTTCATCGCGCGCACGGTGTACGTCAGCCTCACCGACTGGGGCAACGATCCCGCGCAGGCGCTCGCCCTCGACCCCATCATCCGCTGGGTGGGCCTTGCCAACTACCAGGAACTCTTCACCGGCTTCCTGCAAGGCCGCTTCCGGCAGGAACTCGTCAACACAATCTTTTTCACGCTGTTTTTCATCCTGGGTTGCCTGGGGCTGGGGCTGGGCCTCGCGCTCGTGCTCGACCGCAACCCCCGCGGCGAGGGGCTGTGGCGCACCATCTTTCTCTTCCCGATGAGCCTGAGCTTTATCGTGACGGGCACGATCTGGCGCTGGATGCTCCAGCCGCAGGGGGGTGTGAACCAGTTCCCGAACGCCGTCGGCCTGCCCGCCGGACAGTTCAGTTGGCTGAGCAGCACGGACTCGATCTGGAAGTTCGACTGGAACGCGCTGCCGCTGATCACGGCGAGCGTCGTGGGTCTGGTCCTGATCCTCCTCGCCGTGCGCGCCGCCCGCGCGGGAGACCGCACCCGGGCCATCGTCTCGGGCCTGTGCGCCGCGCTGCTCCTGGGCTGGGCACTGTTCGTGGGGCCGAACGTGAGGCTGCTGCCCGCGCCCGAGCCCCACGGCTTCAACCTCGCCCTCATCGGCATCATCATCGCCGCCGTGTGGCAGATGAGCGGGTACACGATGGCGCTCTACCTCGCCGGGCTGCGCGGCATCCCCGAGGAACTGCGTGAGGCGGCGCGGGTGGACGGCGCGAACGACTTCGGGATGTACCGCCACGTCATCTTCCCGCTGCTCGCGCCCATCACCCTGAGCGCGATGATCATCCTGGGGCACATCAGCCTCAAGATCTTCGACCTCGTGTACGCGATGACGGGGCCCGACAACACCTACACCTCCGTGCCCGCCCTCAACATGTACCTCACGTCCTTCCGGCAAAACCAGTTCGCGCTGGGCGCGGCCATCGGGACGATTCTGCTGATTCTAGTGGCGTTCGTGATCGTGCCGTACCTGAGCAGTTCCTTCCGCGGCGAGGAGGGCCACGCATGA
- a CDS encoding sensor histidine kinase, whose translation MPSPDAQVAYSQVVFVVSHDRSRAARLAPALAQAQVIPVPDAETLLREAHVRPPAVALLYADTPGVPLAEVLPLLRQRAELAGTRWLAVGTHGLGALLAAGADALISDTTAPDALALQVRTLLARAAQHRDQEGRITTLQRRLDTWEHEERVRDQLVHMLVHDLKNPIAAVMGLLEVVEEDDRVPDDTRELVKIAHDETQHLLHLAVNMLDVRKIQAGKMNLRPELMFSPMFEEVIEQSRGDVGTGLRDRVVRVEVAPNLSPARADPEILRRVLANLLSNAMKHTGTGGVIQISVRKDGDETLISVRDDGEGIPAEDIPNLFAAFEQSRLTLHGRFDTGMGLAFCKLAVEEHGGTIWVESERGKGSTFTFTLPPAQDAEDDDFVELLS comes from the coding sequence ATGCCGAGTCCCGATGCCCAGGTGGCCTATTCCCAGGTGGTCTTCGTCGTGTCCCACGACCGCTCGCGGGCCGCCCGGCTCGCGCCCGCGCTGGCCCAGGCCCAGGTGATCCCCGTTCCCGACGCCGAGACGCTGCTGCGGGAGGCGCACGTCCGACCGCCCGCCGTCGCGCTCCTGTATGCCGACACCCCCGGCGTGCCCCTCGCCGAGGTGCTGCCCCTGCTGAGGCAACGGGCCGAACTCGCGGGCACCCGCTGGCTCGCGGTGGGCACGCACGGCCTCGGTGCCCTCCTCGCGGCGGGGGCCGACGCCCTGATCAGCGACACGACGGCGCCCGACGCGCTGGCCCTTCAGGTCCGCACCCTGCTCGCCCGCGCGGCGCAGCACCGCGACCAGGAGGGCCGCATCACCACGCTTCAGCGACGCCTCGACACCTGGGAACACGAGGAGCGGGTGCGCGACCAGCTCGTGCATATGCTCGTCCACGACCTCAAAAACCCCATTGCCGCCGTCATGGGGCTGCTGGAAGTCGTCGAGGAGGACGACCGGGTGCCCGACGACACGCGCGAACTCGTCAAGATCGCCCACGACGAGACCCAGCACCTGCTCCACCTCGCCGTGAACATGCTCGACGTGCGCAAAATCCAGGCGGGCAAGATGAACCTGCGCCCCGAGCTGATGTTCAGCCCGATGTTCGAGGAGGTCATCGAACAATCACGCGGCGACGTGGGCACCGGCCTGCGCGACCGGGTGGTCCGGGTGGAGGTGGCCCCCAACCTCAGCCCCGCCCGCGCCGACCCTGAGATCCTGCGCCGGGTGCTGGCGAATTTGCTCAGCAACGCCATGAAGCATACGGGCACGGGCGGCGTGATCCAGATTAGCGTCCGCAAGGACGGCGACGAGACGCTGATCTCCGTGCGCGACGACGGCGAGGGCATCCCCGCCGAGGACATCCCCAACCTCTTCGCCGCCTTCGAGCAGTCGCGCCTGACCCTGCACGGCCGCTTCGACACCGGCATGGGCCTGGCCTTCTGCAAGCTCGCCGTCGAGGAGCACGGCGGCACGATCTGGGTCGAGTCCGAGCGTGGCAAGGGCTCCACCTTCACCTTCACCCTGCCCCCCGCCCAGGACGCGGAGGACGACGACTTCGTGGAGTTGTTGAGCTAG
- a CDS encoding ABC transporter substrate-binding protein: protein MKKALLIAAALTVTGTASAAGKLEIFSWWSGDEGPALDALVKLYKQRYPTVAVDNATVSGGAGTNAKAVLKTRMLGGTPPDSFQVHAGQELIGTWVVSNRMEDLSSLFKSEGWDKAFPKDVIGLLSSKGGIWSVPVNVHRSNVMWYNPAKLKAWGVTAPKTWAEFLTTCSALKAKGVAAPLVVGENWTQQHLWESVMIGTLGAQGWQNLWAGKTKFTDPKVVQGFTTFGRVMDCANKDASGLSWQQASDRIADGTSAFNIMGDWAAGYFTTTKKLQPNTGFGFTPSPGTGGTFVMLADSFGLPKGVKNRTEALNWLRLMGSKAGQDAFNPLKGSIAARTDSDLSKYNTYSRAAAADWKRNKIVGSLVHGAVAPESFMSAFGAVIDQFVASKNAQGAAAAAQQLATRSGIGQ, encoded by the coding sequence ATGAAAAAAGCTCTCTTGATCGCCGCCGCCCTCACCGTGACGGGCACCGCCTCCGCCGCCGGGAAGCTCGAGATCTTCTCGTGGTGGTCGGGTGACGAGGGTCCGGCCCTCGACGCCCTCGTCAAGCTCTACAAGCAGCGCTACCCCACGGTGGCCGTGGACAACGCGACCGTCTCGGGCGGCGCGGGCACGAACGCCAAGGCGGTCCTCAAGACCCGCATGCTCGGCGGCACGCCCCCCGATTCCTTCCAGGTGCACGCCGGGCAGGAACTCATCGGCACCTGGGTCGTGTCGAACCGCATGGAGGACCTCTCCAGCCTCTTCAAGTCCGAGGGCTGGGACAAGGCGTTTCCCAAGGACGTGATCGGGCTGCTCTCCTCCAAGGGCGGTATCTGGAGCGTGCCCGTCAACGTCCACCGCTCGAACGTGATGTGGTACAACCCCGCCAAGCTCAAGGCCTGGGGTGTCACCGCGCCCAAGACCTGGGCCGAGTTCCTGACGACCTGCTCAGCCCTCAAGGCCAAGGGCGTTGCCGCGCCGCTGGTCGTCGGCGAGAACTGGACCCAGCAGCACCTCTGGGAGAGCGTGATGATCGGCACCCTGGGCGCGCAGGGCTGGCAAAACCTCTGGGCTGGCAAGACCAAGTTCACCGACCCCAAGGTCGTGCAGGGCTTCACCACCTTTGGGCGGGTCATGGACTGCGCCAACAAGGACGCCTCCGGCCTGAGCTGGCAACAGGCTTCCGACCGCATCGCCGACGGCACGAGCGCCTTCAACATCATGGGCGACTGGGCCGCCGGGTACTTCACCACCACCAAGAAGCTCCAGCCCAACACCGGCTTCGGGTTCACGCCCAGCCCCGGCACGGGCGGCACCTTCGTGATGCTCGCGGACTCCTTCGGGCTGCCCAAGGGCGTCAAGAACCGCACCGAGGCGCTGAACTGGCTGAGGCTGATGGGCTCCAAGGCCGGCCAGGACGCCTTCAACCCCCTGAAGGGCTCCATCGCCGCCCGCACCGACTCCGACCTGAGCAAGTACAACACCTACAGCCGCGCGGCCGCCGCCGATTGGAAGCGCAACAAGATCGTGGGCTCGCTCGTCCACGGCGCCGTCGCCCCCGAAAGCTTCATGAGCGCCTTCGGCGCGGTGATCGACCAGTTCGTCGCCAGCAAGAACGCCCAGGGCGCCGCCGCCGCCGCCCAGCAACTCGCCACCCGCTCGGGCATCGGCCAGTAA
- a CDS encoding carbohydrate ABC transporter permease, whose product MTTTVPTTTAGPAPASRRFGLSRAGLYALLVVAALFFLLPIYLLIATALKSPDAINLATTWQWPRALNWASFADAWGKIGGNMLNSLFLAVVATILSALLGSLNGYALAKWKFRGANTLFALMLFGMFIPYQAVLIPLFQFVKSLGLYGSIWGLILAHVVYGLPITTLIFRNYYAEVPDALVEAATIDGAGFWNIYRQVIFPLSVPGFVVVIIWEFTQVWNEFLFAATLTNTSSQPVTYALSQLAGGQAVSWNLPMAGAILAALPTLLVYILLGRYFVRGLLAGSVKG is encoded by the coding sequence ATGACGACCACCGTTCCCACCACCACGGCGGGCCCCGCGCCCGCCTCGCGCCGGTTCGGGCTGAGCCGGGCCGGGCTGTACGCCCTGCTCGTCGTCGCCGCGCTGTTTTTCCTGCTGCCGATCTACCTTTTGATTGCCACGGCGCTGAAGTCCCCGGACGCGATCAACCTCGCCACGACGTGGCAGTGGCCCCGCGCGCTGAACTGGGCGAGCTTCGCCGACGCCTGGGGCAAGATCGGCGGGAACATGCTCAACAGCCTCTTTCTCGCGGTGGTCGCCACGATCCTCTCGGCGCTGCTGGGCAGTCTCAACGGCTACGCGCTCGCCAAATGGAAGTTCCGGGGGGCGAACACCCTCTTCGCGCTGATGCTCTTCGGCATGTTCATCCCGTACCAGGCGGTGCTGATCCCCCTCTTCCAGTTCGTGAAGTCGCTCGGCCTGTACGGCTCGATCTGGGGGCTGATCCTGGCGCACGTCGTGTACGGTCTGCCCATCACCACCCTGATCTTCCGCAACTACTACGCCGAGGTGCCCGACGCGCTCGTCGAGGCGGCGACCATCGACGGCGCGGGCTTCTGGAACATCTACCGCCAGGTGATCTTTCCACTGAGCGTGCCCGGCTTCGTCGTCGTGATCATCTGGGAGTTCACCCAGGTCTGGAACGAGTTCCTGTTCGCGGCGACGCTGACGAACACGAGTTCGCAGCCCGTGACCTACGCCCTCTCGCAACTCGCGGGCGGGCAGGCGGTGAGCTGGAACCTGCCGATGGCGGGGGCGATCCTCGCGGCGCTGCCCACGCTGCTCGTGTACATCCTGCTGGGGCGCTACTTCGTGCGCGGCCTGCTCGCCGGGAGCGTGAAGGGGTAA
- a CDS encoding GreA/GreB family elongation factor, giving the protein MVHATKQVKLTREGYARLERTLEQEQRRLTEATRILQEQMETSADNEDTGLEDAKREKMGIEARIEELEDTLARASIIEDHGQDDQITLGAVVALANEATGKDMRVQVVSVPEAAVLGGSVPRISEDSPVGRAMMGRKVGDSFVVNLGNGKQVKYRVKTVEY; this is encoded by the coding sequence GTGGTACACGCAACCAAACAGGTCAAACTCACCCGTGAGGGGTACGCCCGGTTGGAGCGCACCCTGGAGCAGGAGCAGCGGCGCCTCACGGAGGCGACCCGCATCCTGCAAGAGCAGATGGAGACGAGCGCCGACAACGAGGACACCGGCCTGGAGGACGCCAAGCGCGAGAAGATGGGGATCGAGGCCCGCATTGAGGAACTCGAAGACACCCTCGCCCGCGCCTCCATCATCGAAGACCACGGCCAGGACGACCAGATCACGCTGGGCGCGGTCGTCGCCCTCGCCAACGAGGCGACCGGCAAGGACATGCGGGTGCAGGTCGTCAGCGTGCCCGAGGCGGCGGTGCTCGGCGGCAGCGTGCCGCGCATCAGCGAGGACAGCCCGGTGGGCCGCGCGATGATGGGCCGCAAGGTGGGCGACTCCTTCGTCGTGAACCTCGGCAACGGCAAGCAGGTCAAGTACCGGGTCAAGACGGTCGAATACTGA